The Bombus huntii isolate Logan2020A chromosome 11, iyBomHunt1.1, whole genome shotgun sequence genome includes a window with the following:
- the LOC126871106 gene encoding uncharacterized protein LOC126871106 has protein sequence MITLSSDYTLSNSQIIKNRFKLINEWKPQREVWSLKYGDFIIAGMAGINGTVINSMFRQKLKLRHHGWTFTMLFISTGSALSAYFCHKSFITENLLLFRPNCITCQELRASAFLESNALLYSLIVAPTINLAIAGSIGYRIPYIYEVNELLKFWWNVVRPQARALSFLFLCNMVVTSTVTYSQATSMENITNTILKIHKYIENRKDTKLSDKNSLP, from the exons atgataaCACTGTCCTCAGATTATACGTTAAGTAATTCCCAGATTATCAAAAATCGGTTTAAGTTAATTAATGAATGGAAACCGCAACGTGAAGT TTGGTCTTTAAAATATGGAGATTTTATAATAGCAGGGATGGCTGGTATTAACGGGACAGTAATTAATTCAATGTTTagacaaaaattaaaattacgtCATCATGGTTGGACATTTACTATGCTATTTATATCAACAGGATCAGCACTTTCTGCATATTTTTGTCATAAATCT tttattaCAGAAAATCTGCTATTATTTCGACCTAATTGTATAACGTGTCAAGAATTGAGAGCATCTGCATTCCTTGAGAGTAATGCATTACTATATTCCTTAATAGTAGCTCCAACAATAAATCTTGCT ATTGCTGGAAGTATAGGATATAGAATTCcatatatatatgaagtaAACGAACTTCTGAAATTCTGGTGGAATGTTGTCAGACCTCAAGCTAGAGccttatcatttttattcctCTGTAATATGGTTGTAACTAGCACAGTGACCTACTCGCAAGCAACATCAATGGAAAACATAACAAATACTATATTAAAGATTCATAAATACATAGAAAATAGAAAG gATACTAAACTGTCAGATAAAAACTCACTTCCTTAA
- the LOC126871103 gene encoding AMMECR1-like protein: MAAGCCGTKKQKLNDSTSIPRNNTVSLQNGIRIRNSIIVQPEMGFYCFDVLYCQLHQLDPPKPPNFSNEAFPLFVTWTTGKDMRLRGCIGTFNAMQLHAGLREYATTSAFKDSRFNPITLEELPRLHVSVSILRHFEDGADYLDWIIGVHGIRIEFHNEKGNKRTATYLPDVAIEQGWSQIETIDSLLHKGGYKGLVTPDIRRSLKLTRYQSEKVTVSYQDYLTHWQGRRC; the protein is encoded by the exons ATGGCAGCTGGTTGTTGTGGAACGAAAAAGCAAAAGTTGAATGATTCTACAAGTATACCACGTAATAATACCGTAAGTTTACAAAATGGTATTCGTATACGGAACTCTATAATAGTTCAGCCTGAGATGGGcttttattgtttcgatgtCCTTTACTGCCAACTGCACCAACTTGACCCACCAAAACCACCCAACTTCAGTAACGAAGCTTT cCCTTTATTTGTAACATGGACCACGGGTAAAGATATGAGATTAAGGGGTTGTATTGGTACATTCAATGCAATGCAATTGCATGCTGGATTAAGGGAATATGCTACTACTAG tgcTTTCAAGGATTCACGGTTTAATCCTATCACATTAGAAGAACTTCCACGATTACATGTAAGTGTTTCTATACTCCGACATTTTGAAGATGGAGCAGATTATCTAGACTGGATAATAGGAGTTCATGGAATTCGTATAGAATTCCATAATGAAAAAGGCAATAAACGAACTGCTACATATTTGCCAGATGTAGCAATAGAGCAAG GATGGAGCCAAATTGAAACAATAGACTCTTTGCTACATAAAGGAGGCTATAAAGGATTAGTTACTCCTGATATTAGACGTAGTCTGAAATTAACTCGATACCAGAGTGAGAAAGTGACTGTGAGTTATCAAGATTATTTGACACATTGGCAAGGTCGAAGATGCTAG
- the LOC126871105 gene encoding nuclear protein AMMECR1-like, producing MAAGCCGTKKQKLNNSSSVPCNGSILQNGIQLRNSVIVKPEMGFFCFDVLYCQLHQLDPPKPPNFSNEAFPLFVTWTIGKDMRLRGCIGTFNAMQLHAGLREYATTSAFKDSRFNPITRDELPRLHVSVSILRHFEDGVDYLDWEVGVHGIRIEFHNEKGNKRTATYLPDVATEQGWDQIQTIDSLLHKGGYKGLVTPDIRRSVKLTRYQSEKVTVSYQDYMTHWHSRRC from the exons ATGGCTGCAGGTTGTTGTGGAACGAAAAAGCAAAAGCTGAACAATTCGTCAAGTGTTCCTTGTAACGGTTCGATATTACAAAATGGCATACAATTAAGAAACAGTGTAATAGTAAAGCCTGAGATGGGCTTCTTTTGCTTCGATGTTCTTTATTGCCAATTACATCAACTCGACCCTCCAAAACCGCCCAACTTTAGCAACGAAGCATT CCCATTATTTGTGACATGGACTATCGGAAAAGATATGAGGTTAAGAGGTTGCATTGGAACATTTAATGCAATGCAGTTACATGCTGGACTTAGAGAATATGCAACAACTag TGCATTCAAAGATTCACGCTTTAATCCTATCACACGGGATGAATTACCGCGTTTACATGTAAGTGTTTCAATTCTGAGACATTTTGAAGATGGTGTTGATTATTTAGACTGGGAAGTAGGTGTCCATGGAATTCGTATAGAATTCCATAATGAGAAGGGTAATAAACGAACTGCTACCTATTTACCTGATGTTGCAACAGAGCAAG GATGGGACCAGATACAAACAATAGATTCATTGCTGCATAAAGGAGGTTACAAAGGGTTGGTCACTCCAGATATTAGACGTAGTGTGAAATTAACAAGATATCAAAGCGAGAAGGTTACCGTAAGCTATCAAGATTATATGACACATTGGCATAGCCGAAGATGCTAG
- the LOC126871114 gene encoding venom acid phosphatase Acph-1-like has protein sequence MLFDFLVVLFNFILFVTMVNCNLDLQLLHVVFRHGDKVPQREYQNYPNDPYRDYSYHPMGDGDLTNRGKLREYRIGTMLRERYDQYFGPDYWPEKIYAQSTHIPRTQLSLELVLAGLFPPSEKQTWNPNLPWIPVFSFFEPYETDNLLFPHHCPRYREEYSKFLRQSKARDLMSKYKPIMNYLTQRTGKAINTTSAVTYLYNLLKEQASQNLTLPEWTKSVYPTPMKEIIALDFRLRSYTRTLKRLNGGLLIRKMVEDIKTYKAGKLEPYDRKAFLFSAHEMNVAAVARALELDEPIVPAYGATLILETLRDKKGNYYVRVLHWTGVSEQLMIETIPGCTELCPLENFFAIVKDVLPSDDEYHCHPTENIKMSSNSEQVYTSGSSLAVGKTWYYVISSLFLTISILRNAIVNVYH, from the exons ATGTTATTCGATTTTTTGGTAGTTCTATTTAACTTTATTTTGTTCGTCACCATGGTCAACTGTAATTTGGATTTACAACTGTTACACGTG GTGTTTCGACACGGTGATAAGGTACCACAGCGGGAATATCAAAACTATCCTAACGATCCTTATCGCGACTACTCGTACCATCCAATGGGTGATGGAGATTTAACGAAC CGAGGCAAGCTGCGAGAATACAGGATTGGGACGATGCTCCGTGAACGTTACGATCAATATTTCGGGCCAGATTACTGGCCAGAGAAGATCTATGCCCAATCGACTCATATTCCAAGAACTCAGTTGTCTCTGGAGCTAGTTCTAGCTGGATTATTCCCACCCTCGGAGAAGCAAACCTGGAATCCGAATCTACCTTGGATTCCGGTATTCTCGTTCTTCGAGCCTTATGAGACTGACAATCTTCTATTTCCGCATCATTGCCCCAG ATACAGAGAAGAATACAGTAAATTTCTGCGACAAAGCAAAGCGCGGGATTTAATGAGCAAGTATAAACCTATAATGAATTATTTGACCCAGAGGACCGGGAAGGCCATCAACACGACATCCGCTGTTACTTATctttataatttgttaaaagaaCAG GCATCTCAAAACCTGACTCTGCCAGAATGGACCAAATCAGTTTATCCTACTCCGATGAAGGAGATAATCGCGTTAGACTTTAGACTCAGATCATACACAAGAACGCTGAAGCGTTTGAATGGAG GTTTGTTAATACGTAAAATGGTAGAAGATATTAAGACATACAAAGCGGGCAAATTAGAACCGTACGATAGAAAAGCATTCCTTTTCTCAGCGCACGAAATGAACGTCGCTGCAGTTGCGAGAGCTTTGGAATTGGACGAACCCATTGTTCCTGCATACGGTGCTACTCTCATTCTGGAAACGCTACGCGATAAGAAAGGGAATTATTACGTTCGG GTTTTACACTGGACTGGAGTTTCCGAGCAGCTTATGATCGAAACGATTCCTGGTTGCACAGAACTATGTCCCTTAGAAAACTTTTTTGCCATCGTAAAGGATGTGTTACCAAGCGACGATGAATATCATTGTCACCCTACtgagaatataaaaatgtcaagCAATAGCGAACAAGTATATACCTCAGGCTCGAGTTTAGCTGTAGGAAAAAcctggtattacgtaatatcttCTTTGTTCCTTACTATTTCAATTCTACGTAATGCTATCGTTAATGTTTAtcattaa